Below is a window of Bacillota bacterium DNA.
CCGCCTTGGCCTCACCCGCCTGGCGGTGGAGCGGATGGAGCGGGAGGACGCCATGAGCGCCGTGCGGGCGGTGGTGGAGCTGGCCGGGCGCGCCGGCGTGGAGGCCGGTCTGATCGGCGTGGACGCCCGCGGCGGACTGGGTTTCGCCTTCAACACGGGGCGCATGGCCTGGGCCCGCGCCGGCGAGGAGGGCCTGGAGGCCGGGGCCTGAGGCGGAGGCCGGCGCCTGAGAGGGAGGGAGGATCCATGGCGGTTCTGGACCGGGCCGAGGTGGAGCGCCGGCTGGCGGCGCTGCCGGGATGGGAGTGGGCGGAGGGCGCCATCCGCCGCCGCTACCGCTTCCCCGACTTCGTGGCGGCCATGGGCTTCGTGCAGCAGGTGGCCCTGCTGGCGGAGAAGGCGGACCACCATCCCGACCTGCTCGTCCGCTACGGCGAGGTGACGCTGACGCTGGCCACGCACAGCGAGGGCGGCGTCACGGAGAAGGATCTGGAGCTGGCGGCCCGCATCGAGCGGCTCGGGGCGGCCGGCACGGTCGCCTAGACGCGCTCCCCCGGGGCCGCCGTCCCGCGTTCCGCCCCGCCGGGGCCAGCCAGCAGGGCGGCGGCCCGCTCGCGCTCCAGCAGGAGCTCCTCCAGGCGGGCGGCCAGATCGCGCCCGCCGGCCGTCTCCGCCTCCCCTAGCCGCCCGGCCGGCAGCTCCCGGACGGCCGCCTCCAGCGCCGCCTCCAGCGCCTCGCGGCCCGCGCCGGCCGGCGTCGCGCCCGCCTTCCCCTCCCCGGCCCCCGCGCCGCTCTCGCCAAGGAGCGCCAGCACCTCGCGCTCCGCGGACAGGAGCCGGTCGAGCGCCCCCCCGCCGCTGGCGCCGGCTGCCCGGGCCGCCGCCAGCGCCTCTTCCAGGCGCTCGCCCTGCGCGCGCCACCTCTCCAGGAAGCGCGACCGCCACCGTTCCCCGCCCACCCGGGCCGCCACCCGTTCGGCCAGGGAGCTGCTGCTCCGGCCCTCCAG
It encodes the following:
- a CDS encoding 4a-hydroxytetrahydrobiopterin dehydratase — its product is MAVLDRAEVERRLAALPGWEWAEGAIRRRYRFPDFVAAMGFVQQVALLAEKADHHPDLLVRYGEVTLTLATHSEGGVTEKDLELAARIERLGAAGTVA